A single window of Ammospiza caudacuta isolate bAmmCau1 chromosome Z, bAmmCau1.pri, whole genome shotgun sequence DNA harbors:
- the LOC131571612 gene encoding acrosin-like produces MILLCVLILLALCGPAHGACGDTCGLRPMGSTLGSTRVVGGSDVLPGTGAWAGIASIRCYWNPPVSVHVCGGTLISSQWLLSAAHCFVNRTNPLSEWAIVLGATSLAQTSPDVEVRRIKRLIMHEDYVPHLEFHDMALVELDKPVRCRSNIQTACLPAPSVKLSNMKNCYVAGWGDRIVKSSGRDILQQAKVQYINNQLCNSSEWLNGYIYDFNVCAGQGGVGTCQGDSGGPLVCEDKRVGVFWQIGVTSWGIGCARPKRPSVFGSTQYYYNWIWKMSGRKPVTPTATPAPAPTYTAAPQPTVTEPAQPCPFPREKLKQFFIMLKDILQYLKGKLF; encoded by the exons ATGATTCTGCTGTGCGTCCTCATCCTACTGGCTCTGTGCGGGCCTGCACATGGCGCCTGTGG AGACACCTGTGGTCTCCGGCCCATGGGTAGTACCCTCGGCTCTACACGCGTTGTGGGTGGCTCAGATGTCCTGCCAGGGACTGGGGCCTGGGCAGGAATTGCCAGTATCCGTTGCTACTGGAACCCACCTGTGTCCGTGCATGTCTGTGGAGGGACTCTCATCAGCTCACAGTGGCTCCTCTCAGCTGCCCACTGCTTTGTCAACCGTACCAA CCCCCTCAGCGAGTGGGCCATCGTGCTTGGGGCCACTTCATTGGCCCAAACAAGCCCTGATGTGGAAGTGCGCCGGATTAAGCGACTGATCATGCACGAAGACTACGTTCCTCATCTTGAGTTCCATGACATGGCCTTGGTGGAATTGGACAAGCCAGTCCGGTGCAGGTCCAACATTCAGACCGCCTGCCTGCCTGCACCTTCGGTGAAATTGTCAAACATGAAAAACTGCTACGTTGCAGGCTGGGGTGACAGAATTGTAAAAT CATCAGGTAGAGATATCCTGCAGCAGGCCAAGGTTCAATACATCAATAACCAGCTATGCAACAGTAGCGAGTGGCTCAATGGGTACATCTACGACTTCAACGTGTGTGCGGGGCAGGGCGGTGTTGGCACCTGCCAG GGTGACAGTGGGGGGCCTCTTGTCTGTGAAGACAAGCGCGTTGGCGTCTTCTGGCAAATTGGTGTGACCAGCTGGGGAATAGGCTGTGCCAGACCCAAACGGCCTTCAGTCTTCGGCTCCACTCAGTACTACTACAACTGGATCTGGAAAATGTCGGGAAGGAAGCCAGTTACTCCAACAGCTACTCCAGCGCCAGCACCAACCTACACCGCAGCCCCCCAGCCGACAGTTACAGAGCCAGCACAACCCTGTCCATTTCCACGTGAAAAGCTGAAGCAATTCTTTATTATGCTGAAGGATATCTTGCAGTACCTAAAGGGAAAACTGTTCTGA